From Pseudorasbora parva isolate DD20220531a chromosome 25, ASM2467924v1, whole genome shotgun sequence, one genomic window encodes:
- the tubgcp6 gene encoding gamma-tubulin complex component 6 isoform X1, producing the protein MSGCHGNSGSITGLLGALCDCSISGLSWKRRALGTESRESVRRSLRRRAYGALLAGLFLDGSSKPAPSALANTPAHNKILMISFDLRVSNRGEEAERLEELLGQLRDGSGLSELNSVLELLVQLAGSVAPPPLSFSRDYMRRERPVHRRPPLGGYLSQDMQRLEERAWSLICGEEWGVFGGVCRTLSIMDAPPGTGLLGLGRRPDVEEKFERETRLSLFGALQHSRTADMDIRLDLPPVPSNADITGLSIRVPLFLDQSDDEGFQSASNLTPDSQSETSPSPEIDVWEALRTFVPGRRRCWENIGCPPGQKEPPYLTEAGREAFDQLYRLWEGEMRNILSTQTPSPLLPLPLDCQSQLVKNVLNVLIGVSSATFPLNEASVQFDVRPDICVSGTSPESVSRLLSELAQYGTHYLRLSRFSLSSGSQKGLVFQAFTGGLRRYLHYYRACVLSTPASLSLLTIACHFRKLGRQLRYLSELCCVDGIAGVGRASFPMGVKLLSCLYNEAQSNCSNENHPVLLSLLKSSCEPYTRFVSDWVYSGVFRDVYKEFMIEVNEDYLSYRDKNFWTQGYTLISRDAEDCVPVFLKHIANDVYVCGKTINLLKICCPQHYIFWSDIPVPRIAVTFSLQEVEEIERDCAVYRGRMETIARHSATSREEQAMRTEQARQELINQVRETAAKTLERIRGRQVSQRLAEEAQKRERFEEMKQQLELDQEWRSAARRKEQEDDFSYARELRDREQRLQALEEQLERRARMDLIAQYGQLSEAAARRELRAMWKVQRMKLDEQRVNFLQQEQQNVQALLEKFPLDLQGPPPETAYQQRPAQLHAEQNLCEQQTADPPIPESSAAPCSPANDETHALISEEINIADFLPEPPRIPDSGAVTQALHDIGSDLLQHSEKPHPTISHIRLGQNVSEVLESVPVPSQYGQASKSNFQMGQFTPEGSVGQPKVSVHGHPSQSSVQLGDSTASGQKKGPIRLESNPPTQTTQERTCESESDSQGTEKQPTGEETGKEPSAASTGSEPKQATQEPTEKAKSCESVSQPSHCSQPEEEQSVSPFISFHESESDTYTRNNSRDPDSALISSLPSSDVRGHASDAHIRVGEYVSDVATPLLTPNIHGHASDAHIRVGEHVSDVATPLLTPNIHGHASDAHIRVGEHVSDVATPLLIPNIHGHASDAHIRVGEHVSDVATPLLIPNIHGHASDAHIRVGQYVSEVTSHIPSTNIHGHASDAHIRVGDHVSDVTTPLLIPSIHGHASDAHIRVGQYVSEVTSHIPSTNIHGHASDAHIRVGDHVSDVTTPLLIPSIHGHASDAHIRVGEHVSDVTTPLLIPSIHGHASDAHIRVGEHVSDIATPHLIPSIHDHASDAHIMVGQYVSEVTSHIPSTNIHGHASDAHIRFGEHVSDVTTPLLIPSIHGHASDAQIRVGKHVSEVTAPLLTPSIHDTHIRVGEHISEVNTHIPTANIHGHASDTHIRVGEHISEVNTHIPTANIHGHASDAHIRIGEHVSEVTTLLPTPNIHGHASDAHIRVGENISEVNTYIPTANIHGHASDAHIRVGEHISEVNTHIPTANIHGHASDAHIRVGEHISEVNTHIPTANIHGHASDAHIRVGEHISEVNTHIPTANIHGHASDAHIKVGEFVSDVTASRPLLGKFGHSSDSTLQVGCVMPNATPSSNPLPGSAFGHASDSTLTLGCVVSGTVPQRSPLPGSEYGHSSQSTLGIGCVVSGAETIRPSSLYSGARAHTSDSTLGMGCVVGGVVPGSLYRASEDAEKPADTQAPPSELFSLDEGLFAWALGLGLSPKKSPEDRYLLSLASQYQVEQYQDSYGLLTAAPESELLLQVTRGPNGLPVDPSLYRATDATAVQLSEMMPLPVLMKHSVTTPLITHVSLVNKAVVDYFFVELGVEKHFETLRHFLLMEDGEFALSLSDQLFEKLGSGQTPGELLTPLVLNSILNKALQYSIHGDSELAAHFTFALRYLPEIFHPHAPDSLNCLELRYKVDWPVNIVITDSCLNKYNRLFSFLLQLKHMVWSLRDVWFHLKRTALVKGAGRSVQFHQLQLYRHEMQHFVKVIQGYIANQILQVSWSEFTHKLSSANDLDAIHRTHAEYLNRAIFRGLLTEKAAPVMNIIHSIFSLILKFRGQLIAQPWELQQGEPVHPSFIAMQQSYNTFKYYSRFLFKVVTKLVDKGYQPHLEDFLLRINLNNYYKDS; encoded by the exons ATGTCAGGTTGCCACGGCAACAGCGGTAGCATCACAGGGTTGCTGGGTGCGCTCTGTGACTGCAGCATCTCCGGGTTGTCATGGAAACGGCGCGCTCTGGGCACAGAGTCGCGGGAGTCGGTGCGTCGGTCCCTGCGCAGGCGTGCGTATGGGGCGCTTCTTGCGGGACTTTTCCTGGACGGGTCGTCCAAACCAGCACCGAGCGCCCTGGCGAACACACCTGCCCATAATAAAATACTGATGATCTCATTTGACCTGCGCGTGTCCAACCGCGGTGAGGAGGCGGAGAGATTGGAGGAACTCCTGGGTCAGCTACGGGACGGGTCGGGACTGTCTGAACTCAATTCTGTCCTTGAACTCCTGGTGCAGCTGGCTGGGTCCGTGGCTCCGCCCCCTCTGTCTTTCAGCCGTGACTACATGCGGCGAGAGCGTCCTGTGCACCGCCGACCCCCGTTGGGCGGCTACCTGAGCCAGGACATGCAGCGTTTAGAGGAGAGGGCGTGGTCTTTGATCTGTGGGGAGGAGTGGGGTGTGTTTGGGGGCGTCTGCAGGACCCTGAGTATCATGGACGCTCCACCTGGCACAGGGTTGCTCGGATTGGGGCGTAGACCAGATGTCGAAGAGAAGTTTGAGAGAGAGACCCGACTGTCACTGTTTGGTGCTCTACAGCACTCCAGAACAGCAGATATGGACATCCGACTGGACCTGCCGCCCGTTCCCAGTAACGCAGACATTACTGGGCTCAGCATAAGG GTTCCTCTGTTTCTGGATCAGTCTGATGACGAAGGCTTCCAGTCAGCCTCTAACCTGACTCCTGATTCCCAATCCGAGACTAGTCCCAGCCCTGAGATCGACGTATGGGAAGCCCTTCGGACGTTTGTGCCCGGCAGACGACGCTGTTGGGAGAACATTGGCTG TCCACCGGGTCAGAAGGAGCCCCCATACCTCACAGAGGCTGGCAGAGAGGCATTTGATCAGCTGTACCGGCTGTGGGAAGGAGAAATGAGGAACATTCTGTCCACTCAGACACCATCACCGCTCCTGCCACTGCCGCTGGACTGCCAGAGTCAGCTGGTCAAAAACGTGCTCAACGTGCTGATCGGGGTCTCCTCTGCCACGTTTCCTCTCAACGAG GCTAGTGTGCAGTTTGATGTTCGTCCGGATATATGTGTGTCCGGGACGTCACCTGAGAGTGTGTCTCGGCTGCTGAGTGAGCTGGCACAGTACGGCACACACTACCTGCGTCTCAGCCGCTTCTCCCTGAGTAGCGGGAGTCAGAAAGGACTTGTCTTCCAG gcCTTTACAGGTGGGCTACGGCGTTACCTGCATTACTACAGAGCATGTGTGCTGAGCACACCGGCCTCTCTAAGTCTACTAACTATCGCTTGTCATTTCCGCAAACTGGGGCGTCAGCTCAG GTATCTGTCAGAACTGTGTTGTGTGGATGGAATCGCCGGTGTGGGACGAGCATCATTCCCCATG GGTGTAAAACTGCTGTCATGTCTGTATAATGAAGCTCAGAGTAACTGCAGTAATGAGAATCATCCGGTGCTGCTGTCGCTGCTGAAGAGCAGCTGTGAGCCGTACACACG GTTTGTTTCAGACTGGGTGTACAGTGGTGTCTTCCGTGACGTTTATAAAGAGTTTATGATTGAGGTCAATGAGGATTACCTGTCCTACAGAG ATAAGAACTTTTGGACGCAGGGGTACACTCTTATTTCGCGGGATGCAGAGGACTGTGTGCCGGTGTTCCTCAAACACATCGCAAACGATGTTTACGTCTGTGGGAAAACTATCAATCTTCTGAAAATCTGCTGCCCACAG CATTACATCTTCTGGTCGGATATACCAGTGCCCAGGATCGCTGTGACGTTTTCCCTGCAAGAAGTTGAGGAGATTGAGAGAGACTGTGCCGTGTACCGAGGGCGAATGGAGACTATTGCTAGGCACAGCGCCACCAGCAGGGAGGAGCAG GCCATGCGGACTGAACAGGCCCGACAGGAGCTCATTAACCAGGTCAGAGAGACAGCGGCCAAGACCCTGGAGAGAATCAGAG GCCGCCAGGTGTCGCAGCGTCTGGCGGAGGAGGCCCAGAAGAGAGAGCGATTTGAAGAGATGAAACAGCAGCTGGAGCTCGACCAGGAG TGGCGTAGTGCTGCGAGACGGAAGGAGCAGGAAGATGATTTCAGCTACGCTCGAGAGCTCAGAGACCGAGAACAGAGGCTGCAGGCCCTCGAGGAGCAGCTGGAGCGCCGGGCACG GATGGATCTGATCGCTCAGTACGGTCAGTTATCAGAAGCCGCAGCTAGACGAGAGCTCAGAGCCATGTGGAAGGTGCAGAGGATGAAACTCGACGAGCAAAGAGTCAACTTCCTGCAGCAAGAACAACAGAACGTACAG GCTCTTCTGGAGAAGTTTCCTTTAGATCTGCAAGGCCCCCCTCCGGAAACGGCCTACCAACAACGGCCTGCACAACTACATGCCGAG CAGAATCTTTGTGAACAGCAAACAGCAGATCCTCCTATCCCAGAATCCTCTGCTGCTCCCTGTTCTCCAGCCAATGATGAAACTCATGCTCTCATATCAGAGGAAATCAACATTGCTGACTTCCTCCCCGAGCCTCCACGCATCCCTGACAGTGGTGCCGTGACTCAGGCCCTCCACGACATTGGTTCTGACCTGTTGCAGCATTCTGAGAAGCCACACCCAACAATCTCCCACATACGTCTTGGACAAAATGTTTCAGAAGTCCTAGAATCAGTCCCTGTGCCTAGTCAATATGGACAAGCATCCAAGTCCAACTTCCAAATGGGTCAGTTCACTCCAGAGGGGTCAGTAGGTCAGCCGAAGGTTAGTGTTCATGGACACCCTTCACAGAGTTCAGTGCAGCTGGGAGACTCCACTGCCTCAGGGCAGAAAAAGGGCCCGATCCGCTTGGAGTCAAACCCCCCTACACAAACCACTCAAGAGCGAACATGTGAGTCAGAGAGCGATAGCCAGGGTACAGAAAAACAACCAACTGGAGAAGAGACAGGAAAAGAGCCCTCGGCGGCCAGCACAGGTTCAGAGCCAAAGCAAGCCACCCAGGAGCCAACAGAGAAAGCCAAATCCTGTGAGAGTGTCAGCCAGCCCTCTCACTGTTCTCAGCCAGAGGAAGAACAATCTGTGTCTCCTTTTATAAGCTTCCATGAGTCAGAGTCTGATACTTATACAAGAAATAACAGCCGTGATCCTGATTCGGCACTGATATCATCCCTGCCCTCATCTGATGTCCGTGGTCACGCCTCTGATGCACATATAAGGGTTGGTGAATATGTTTCTGATGTAGCCACTCCTCTTCTGACACCTAATATCCATGGACACGCCTCTGATGCCCATATAAGGGTTGGCGAACATGTTTCTGATGTAGCCACTCCTCTTCTGACACCTAATATCCATGGACACGCCTCTGATGCCCATATAAGGGTTGGCGAACATGTTTCTGATGTAGCCACTCCTCTTCTGATCCCTAATATCCATGGCCACGCCTCTGATGCCCATATAAGGGTTGGCGAACATGTTTCTGATGTAGCCACTCCTCTTCTGATCCCTAATATCCATGGACACGCCTCTGATGCTCATATAAGGGTTGGTCAATATGTTTCCGAGGTGACCTCTCACATTCCCTCTACAAATATCCATGGCCACGCCTCTGATGCTCATATAAGGGTTGGCGACCATGTTTCTGATGTAACCACTCCTCTTCTAATCCCTAGTATCCATGGACACGCCTCTGATGCTCATATAAGGGTTGGTCAATATGTTTCCGAGGTGACCTCTCACATTCCCTCTACAAATATCCATGGCCACGCCTCTGATGCTCATATAAGGGTTGGCGACCATGTTTCTGATGTAACCACTCCTCTTCTAATCCCTAGTATCCATGGCCACGCCTCTGATGCCCATATAAGGGTTGGCGAACATGTTTCTGATGTAACCACTCCTCTTCTAATCCCTAGTATCCATGGCCACGCCTCTGATGCCCATATAAGGGTTGGCGAACATGTTTCTGATATAGCCACTCCTCATCTAATCCCTAGTATCCATGACCACGCCTCTGATGCTCATATAATGGTTGGTCAATATGTTTCCGAGGTAACCTCTCACATTCCCTCTACAAATATCCATGGCCACGCCTCTGATGCCCATATAAGGTTTGGTGAACATGTTTCTGATGTAACCACTCCTCTTCTAATCCCTAGTATTCATGGCCACGCCTCTGATGCCCAAATAAGGGTTGGCAAACATGTTTCTGAGGTAACCGCTCCACTTCTAACCCCTAGTATTCATGACACCCATATAAGGGTTGGCGAACACATTTCTGAGGTAAATACTCATATCCCTACTGCTAATATTCATGGCCACGCCTCTGACACCCATATAAGGGTTGGCGAACACATTTCTGAGGTAAATACTCATATCCCTACTGCTAATATTCATGGCCACGCCTCTGACGCCCATATAAGGATTGGTGAACATGTTTCTGAGGTAACCACTCTTTTACCAACACCTAATATTCATGGCCATGCCTCTGACGCCCATATAAGGGTTGGTGAAAACATTTCTGAGGTAAATACTTATATCCCCACTGCTAATATTCATGGCCACGCCTCTGATGCCCATATAAGGGTTGGTGAACACATTTCTGAGGTAAATACTCATATCCCCACTGCTAATATTCATGGCCACGCCTCTGATGCCCATATAAGGGTTGGTGAACACATTTCTGAGGTAAATACTCATATCCCCACCGCTAATATTCATGGCCACGCCTCTGATGCCCATATAAGGGTTGGTGAACACATTTCTGAGGTAAATACTCATATCCCCACCGCTAATATTCACGGCCACGCCTCTGACGCCCATATAAAGGTGGGTGAGTTTGTGTCAGATGTCACTGCCTCTCGCCCACTTTTGGGCAAATTTGGTCACTCTTCTGACAGCACTCTTCAAGTGGGTTGTGTGATGCCAAACGCCACCCCTTCATCCAACCCTCTGCCTGGCAGCGCTTTCGGACATGCGTCGGACTCTACGCTAACGTTAGGGTGTGTTGTATCAGGCACAGTCCCTCAGCGCTCTCCATTGCCTGGAAGTGAGTATGGACATTCTTCTCAGTCGACCTTGGGCATTGGGTGTGTGGTCAGTGGGGCTGAGACCATTCGACCCAGCTCTCTTTACAGCGGAGCCCGTGCGCATACATCAGACTCTACTCTGGGCATGGGCTGCGTGGTTGGCGGGGTGGTGCCAGGGAGTTTGTACCGAGCATCAGAAGACGCCGAGAAACCAGCTGACACCCAGG CGCCCCCTAGTGAGCTGTTCTCCCTGGATGAGGGATTGTTTGCCTGGGCTCTGGGACTAGGATTGTCCCCTAAAAAGAGTCCAGAGGATCGCTATCTTCTCAGCCTTGCCTCACAGTACCAAGTTGAGCAGTACCAGGACTCGTACGGCCTGTTGA CTGCGGCTCCAGAATCTGAGCTGCTGCTGCAGGTCACACGGGGCCCGAACGGTCTACCTGTCGACCCCTCTCTGTACCGGGCCACCGATGCCACTGCTGTTCAGCTCAGCGAGATGATGCCACTTCCTGTTCTCATGAAACACTCTGTTACAACACCACTGATTACACA tgTGTCCCTGGTAAATAAGGCCGTGGTGGATTATTTTTTCGTGGAGTTGGGTGTGGAGAAGCATTTTGAGACTCTCAGGCATTTCCTGTTAATGGAGGATGGAGAGTTTGCCCTCTCTCTCAGCGATCAGCTCTTCGAGAAG CTGGGCAGTGGTCAGACCCCCGGCGAGCTGCTGACCCCGCTGGTGTTGAACTCCATTCTGAATAAGGCGCTGCAGTACAGCATTCATGGGGACAGCGAGCTGGCGGCTCACTTCACGTTTGCGCTGCGATACCTCCCTGAGATCTTCCACCCTCACGCTCCAGACTCGCTGAACTGTCTCGAGCTCCGATACAAG GTGGACTGGCCAGTGAATATCGTCATCACGGACAGCTGTCTGAATAAATACAACAGACTCTTCTCCTTCCTGCTGCAGCTCAAACACATGGTGTGGTCCCTCCGAGACGTCTGGTTTCACCTCAAGAGGACGG CGCTGGTGAAGGGTGCCGGTCGCTCCGTTCAGTTCCATCAGCTGCAGCTGTACAGACACGAGATGCAGCACTTCGTGAAGGTGATCCAGGGCTACATCGCCAACCAGATCCTTCAGGTGTCCTGGAGCGAGTTCACACACAAACTGAGCAGTGCCAACGACCTGGACGCCATTCACCGCACGCACGCCGAGTACCTCAACAGAGCCATCTTTAG